Part of the Bubalus bubalis isolate 160015118507 breed Murrah chromosome 9, NDDB_SH_1, whole genome shotgun sequence genome is shown below.
TGGGCTCTTCCTTCCAGCCTCACACATTTCGGCACCACCTGGCACACTTCAGGTTTAAGTGGTCAGCCTGTTTAGGCGCTGTGTGCCCACTCCCGTCATAGGCTCTTTTGACAGGCACACGGGGGTGGAGGGTGCACCAATGGAGTAGGCACCCTTGTAGGGTGTTTTTGCACATGGAGGCAGGATGTgaacgtgtgtgtgcacacatgatGGCGTGGGGGCCGTGTGCGGCCACTGGACCAGGGGCCCCCGGGAAGCACCCCAACTCCCCACCACGGAGGCGCCAACTCACCTGGTGAATCGGACTTTGCAGATGTTACACTCgtagggcttctcgcccgtgtggGTCCGGATGTGGCGCGGCAGCTTGCCGGCACCCTGGATGACCTTCTCGCAGATGGGGCACTTCTGGAAGGCCTTGGCCCGGATCTTCTTCTCCACCTTCTGTGACCAGGCCGGGTAGACGTCCCCGTCGTGGGCGCCGCTGAAGTACTTCAGATAGTAGTCCACAACGCCCTTGTCGTCCGCCCGTGACTCCTCATCGCTGTCCCCCGCTGTGGTCGCCCCCGCCCGGCCCACCGACGACATCATCTGCTGCAGCAGTGTGCTGGCCGCCAGCCCGTCCGCATCAGTCCCGTCTGCGTCCTCGCCCTCAGCTGCGCCTGACAGGAAACCTGGAGAGTCGCCTGGCTCCGGGGCTGCCTCCGACAGTGAAgccgcctcctcctccccgccccggCCGTAGTGGCCGTTCTGTGTGGCGGTGGATGGCGGGACCACGGGGGTTGGGAAGAGGCCCCCTGCCGGGGCATCCTCATCCCGCTCTGGCCACAGACCTGGGTTGCTGTCGCCCTCATCCCCATCCCCGGCCGGGGGCCGCTCAGCCGGGGGGCCAGGCCCGTAGAAATCCAAGCCATTGCAGTCGCCAGCAGCCACGGCGGCCACGGCGGCAGCCACGGCCTCCTTGGTGGCATCCAGGTCATCGTCGGATGCGCCAAAGGTAGACCATGGGAAGGAGGCGGCCGCGGTGGTGGGCAGGCTGTTCATGGGATTGGTCTGGAAGAACTCAAGGTACTCCTTGGCGCGAAGGAGGTTTCGCTGATCAATTTGATCTACGAGGTCCAGCTGCCCGGCATCGGCGCCTGCGTCGGCTGCCAGGATCTGCCGGTCGAGGAGGTCAGCGCACACGTGGCTCACAGCGGGGATCTCAAGCAGGCGGGCAGCGCTGAGGATGTCGCCCACGTTGGCCGTGCTGACAGTGAGCGTGGCCGTGTAGGCGAAGTCCATGAGGGCCGTGAGCGCCTCAGCGCTGACGAAGTCGATCTCGTACACGTTCTGCTGGTCCACCACGGCGCCTGATGTGAACAACTTCTTGAAGTACTGGCTGCAGGCGGCTAGCACCGAGCGGTGCGTGGGGAACTCGCGGCCCTCTACCAGGATCACCACGTCACACAGCAGGCCCTGTGTCCGCTGCTCGTTGAGTCCACTCAGGATTTCACTGCTGTGGTCGGGGAACGGGATCCCAATGGGGCCGTCCACGCCGCCGGCCATCTTCCGCGCCGAGACCTGCAGCACCAGGAAGGAGCGGTCATGAGGGTCGGGGGTGGAGAGTGGGGAGGTACGGATGGGGCCAACTGGCCAGGCAGCAGGACCCTCGGAGAGtagtccccccaccccagcctcagtttccctggctCTGCATTAGGATGGTCTGTGGTCCGTGGTCATCACTATGAGATGACACTGGCGAAACCCAGCCGGGTGCTTCAGAGATGAACACAAGGCCCCTCCCCTCTTTAATGGATGGGAGAGCCCAGCTGAGGGGCAGTTTGAAGTGGTGTGGGAGCAcacagaaggtgctcaataaatgcccaGCATGAGTTGCATCCTAGTGAATCTGAGCACAGGCTTCTGCCCACCCGCTCTCTAGGAGGCGGGGGTGGTGACATAAGGCACCCACTGTGTGCTGTCCTGGCTGAGCACCCAGCAGTCCCATAGGCAGCGTGGTCTCTACTGCAGAGGTGAGAAAGTGAGGCTCAGGGAGTCCCAGGGCCCCGTGGCTGATCCTCAATTCAAACCCAGGGTGCCTGACCCAAGAGCCATTACCCAAACGGTGTGGCTGTCCAACCCTGCCCGACCCCTTGGCATCCCTAACCTTCCCTCCTGCTGCTTGGTCAGGCCCAGTTCTCTTGGGGGGCTCTGAGTCAGCAGGAAGGGGTGAGGCCAAGACCTGGGGACCTGGCCAGAACCATGGGGGCCATGGGTGTGCCCTGGTGGGGTAGGGCCACGACTCTGCAGGAGGAACCCCTTCCTGCCATGTGGACCCCCAGGACATGGCTCAGCCCTTGCAGTGAATAACTGGGGGGAACGAGGCCACTGTCAGATGCTCCTCCCTGCCTACTTTGAGCTGACCCTGTCAAGGAGTAATGGGGGGCCAGGGGCCTCCTGCCCACCTCCTGCCCAGCCAGTTCCTCTCCTTTTGGCCACCCTGTCTGTACTGTTAGCCTAGGACAAGACTCTGCCGCTTCTaaggcctcagtctccccatctgtcaaatgggcaGAAGCCTTTGGCAGAGCACGGCCAGAGGGGGACTCAGTCTCGCCCCtctccccccctccttttttccgCCTTCCCCTGGGCTGTGACTCATCCACCCACTCGGGCGCTTGTGCAACCCCCTGGCTCCTGTCCCCATCCTCCACCCTCTCCGGGGAACCCCTGGCTGCCCAGAGCCACCCAACAAAACCCACATTCCTTGGGCCCAGCTGGCCTGCTTTCAGGACTGAGCCCCCGCTTGTCCCTGAGGAGAGAGCCTGAATCCAGCCGTCCTCAGCCTCCCCGGGACCCCCAGCTGAGTGACCCAGCTCAGGTCTAACCCGATCCCTCCTGCTAGG
Proteins encoded:
- the ZBTB7A gene encoding zinc finger and BTB domain-containing protein 7A, which translates into the protein MAGGVDGPIGIPFPDHSSEILSGLNEQRTQGLLCDVVILVEGREFPTHRSVLAACSQYFKKLFTSGAVVDQQNVYEIDFVSAEALTALMDFAYTATLTVSTANVGDILSAARLLEIPAVSHVCADLLDRQILAADAGADAGQLDLVDQIDQRNLLRAKEYLEFFQTNPMNSLPTTAAASFPWSTFGASDDDLDATKEAVAAAVAAVAAGDCNGLDFYGPGPPAERPPAGDGDEGDSNPGLWPERDEDAPAGGLFPTPVVPPSTATQNGHYGRGGEEEAASLSEAAPEPGDSPGFLSGAAEGEDADGTDADGLAASTLLQQMMSSVGRAGATTAGDSDEESRADDKGVVDYYLKYFSGAHDGDVYPAWSQKVEKKIRAKAFQKCPICEKVIQGAGKLPRHIRTHTGEKPYECNICKVRFTRQDKLKVHMRKHTGEKPYLCQQCGAAFAHNYDLKNHMRVHTGLRPYQCDSCCKTFVRSDHLHRHLKKDGCNGVPSRRGRKPRVRGGALGGPDPAPAAGAPAPPPPGAPAPPGSPEDDTATAARRNGQEKHFKDEDEEEDEASPDGLGRLNVASAAGGGDGGSRATTADGSFAAGLA